A window of Castanea sativa cultivar Marrone di Chiusa Pesio chromosome 1, ASM4071231v1 contains these coding sequences:
- the LOC142635768 gene encoding uncharacterized protein LOC142635768, with product MNHCNLKQNAFSVVGGEEMRGSVSISDLKGPVVCPKPRRVGVLANNSLRPLRWHMSHPPEVCDSKAGAELLDIILMKEGYGMEQSTTQFASSPPYFCGSPPSRSANPLIQDARFGDEKVAPSVIPSPSGVSSPSSSSRKGGCVRMKFGLKPAAVRVEGFDCLNRDRQNSSIPAFA from the exons ATGAATCACTGTAACCTTAAGCAGAACGCCTTTTCGGTTGTCGGCGGTGAAGAGATGAGAGGCTCCGTCTCGATCTCTGATCTGAAGGGCCCCGTGGTTTGCCCCAAGCCTCGCCGAGTCGGGGTTTTGGCTAACAATTCCCTGAGGCCGTTGAGATGGCACATGAG TCATCCACCCGAGGTCTGTGATTCCAAGGCTGGGGCAGAGCTTCTTGATATCATTCTTATGAAG GAGGGTTATGGGATGGAACAATCTACAACACAGTTTGCTTCATCACCACCATATTTTTGCGGGTCTCCTCCGAGCAGGTCTGCCAACCCTTTAATCCAAGATGCTCGATTTGGAGATGAGAAGGTTGCTCCTAGTGTTATTCCATCTCCTTCAGGCGTttcatctccatcatcatcttcaCGCAAAGGAGGGTGTGTTAGAATGAAGTTTGGCCTTAAACCGGCCGCAGTTAGAGTAGAAGGTTTTGATTGCCTCAACAGGGATCGCCAAAATTCGAGCATCCCTGCTTTCGCTTAG
- the LOC142609400 gene encoding uncharacterized protein LOC142609400 isoform X1, with protein sequence MGMAVASSSSEDNKVSSKNGNYKAKRSKCPGIRVVGNRVYDSQNGKTCHQCRQKTMVLSVSCKNLKVKKPCPIYFCYKCLLNRYGEKAEEVEMLDDWKCPRCRGICNCSFCMKKRGHKPTGQLVQKARIAGYSSVSEMLNVKVRDNFGNELVVDNMDISLKDLVALNKGHEVLSLRIWGKEKSDEIKSKKLKWEALKEICRDVGAHPKKTSPKKPKISEEVSITNRKDSGVLSMKENSKTHVSDNFSLSPIKSEELKEEKDGETLKNAGVSYAMKNGDAMLCKVGKGTMNLENKEFEVDIPLPQGASLMTVADIDLPPEDVELALQFLEFCASFGKSMQLLFDK encoded by the exons ATGGGTATGGCCGTTGCTTCTTCAAGCTCAGAAGATAACAAAGTCTCTTCGAAGAATGGGAATTACAAAGCGAAGCGCTCTAAGTGCCCCGGAATCCGGGTTGTCGGCAATCGGGTCTACGATTCCCAGAACGGCAAGACATGTCACCAg TGTCGTCAAAAAACGATGGTTTTATCAGTGTCGTGTAAGAACTTGAAAGTGAAGAAGCCTTGTCCCATATATTTCTGTTACAAATGCCTCTTGAACAG ATATGGAGAGAAAGCAGAAGAGGTGGAAATGTTGGATGACTGGAAATGTCCCAGATGTAGAGGCATTTGCAATTGCAGTTTCTGCAT GAAGAAAAGAGGTCACAAACCCACTGGTCAATTAGTGCAAAAGGCCAGGATTGCTGGATATTCATCTGTTTCAGAAATGCTGAATGTCAAAGTTCGTGACAATTTTGGTAATGAATTGGTTGTTGACAACATGGATATTTCACTGAAAGACCTGGTTGCTTTAAACAAG GGGCATGAAGTTTTATCACTGAGGATATGGGGGAAGGAAAAATCTGAtgaaataaagtcaaagaaattaaaGTGGGAAGCACTGAAGGAAATATGCAGGGATGTTGGTGCTCACCCAAAGAAGACTAGCCCAAAGAAGCCTAAAATTTCTGAGGAAGTCTCTATAACAAACAGAAAGGATAGCGGTGTCCTCTCTATGAAAGAGAATTCAAAAACACATGTTtcagataatttttctttgagtCCCATTAAATCAGAAGagttaaaagaagaaaaggatggTGAAACTCTGAAAAATGCAGGAGTTTCATATGCTATGAAGAATGGCGATGCTATGTTGTGTAAAGTTGGGAAGGGTACCATGAATCTTGAGAACAAAGAATTTGAAGTTGACATTCCTTTGCCTCAGGGTGCCAGCTTAATGACAGTAGCTGACATTGATTTACCTCCTGAAGATGTTGAACTTGCATtgcaatttttagaattttgtgcctCATTTGGAAAG AGCATGCAGCTATTGTttgacaaataa
- the LOC142609400 gene encoding uncharacterized protein LOC142609400 isoform X2: MGITKRSALSAPESGLSAIGSTIPRTARHVTRYGEKAEEVEMLDDWKCPRCRGICNCSFCMKKRGHKPTGQLVQKARIAGYSSVSEMLNVKVRDNFGNELVVDNMDISLKDLVALNKGHEVLSLRIWGKEKSDEIKSKKLKWEALKEICRDVGAHPKKTSPKKPKISEEVSITNRKDSGVLSMKENSKTHVSDNFSLSPIKSEELKEEKDGETLKNAGVSYAMKNGDAMLCKVGKGTMNLENKEFEVDIPLPQGASLMTVADIDLPPEDVELALQFLEFCASFGKSMQLLFDK, from the exons ATGGGAATTACAAAGCGAAGCGCTCTAAGTGCCCCGGAATCCGGGTTGTCGGCAATCGGGTCTACGATTCCCAGAACGGCAAGACATGTCACCAg ATATGGAGAGAAAGCAGAAGAGGTGGAAATGTTGGATGACTGGAAATGTCCCAGATGTAGAGGCATTTGCAATTGCAGTTTCTGCAT GAAGAAAAGAGGTCACAAACCCACTGGTCAATTAGTGCAAAAGGCCAGGATTGCTGGATATTCATCTGTTTCAGAAATGCTGAATGTCAAAGTTCGTGACAATTTTGGTAATGAATTGGTTGTTGACAACATGGATATTTCACTGAAAGACCTGGTTGCTTTAAACAAG GGGCATGAAGTTTTATCACTGAGGATATGGGGGAAGGAAAAATCTGAtgaaataaagtcaaagaaattaaaGTGGGAAGCACTGAAGGAAATATGCAGGGATGTTGGTGCTCACCCAAAGAAGACTAGCCCAAAGAAGCCTAAAATTTCTGAGGAAGTCTCTATAACAAACAGAAAGGATAGCGGTGTCCTCTCTATGAAAGAGAATTCAAAAACACATGTTtcagataatttttctttgagtCCCATTAAATCAGAAGagttaaaagaagaaaaggatggTGAAACTCTGAAAAATGCAGGAGTTTCATATGCTATGAAGAATGGCGATGCTATGTTGTGTAAAGTTGGGAAGGGTACCATGAATCTTGAGAACAAAGAATTTGAAGTTGACATTCCTTTGCCTCAGGGTGCCAGCTTAATGACAGTAGCTGACATTGATTTACCTCCTGAAGATGTTGAACTTGCATtgcaatttttagaattttgtgcctCATTTGGAAAG AGCATGCAGCTATTGTttgacaaataa